A window of the Borrelia hispanica CRI genome harbors these coding sequences:
- a CDS encoding DUF787 family protein has translation MPADTISVNLTHSRLDLNQVSYYTPLLVYKCSKIKLNTTSPKYKILYLNINDYEQAIDALEKEGSNGDDEFNKEKEYLKQAIQAFFAEDDKGLRSVTLVIYKETTEAKGIKELFKRSRNAFIVFINTYASNNNGGDGLTIYKDDYTNFKDPAHFFVFGTKESEIKELFKNGSNSKSKIIVIHSKGDQQLHLRFTSKYLHEASIFHAVNPYGLTFSSINPITDSTEITKLRQANINFYSHLNETGLDGFPAFKEGICLDSTPIDEIFTYDYIKYEFIAELIRIWNLNNRQNSKLSELQLSGQRDNAYSAAIECKLKELIDSGLIVSYSKLKIQISASAALKLFLSINITYNHSMKGVVLNITTQDIQSYQNSLKEVK, from the coding sequence ATGCCAGCTGATACAATTAGTGTTAATTTAACGCATTCTAGATTGGATCTAAATCAAGTAAGTTATTATACACCACTACTTGTCTATAAATGTTCAAAAATTAAACTTAATACTACATCACCAAAATATAAAATATTATATTTAAATATAAATGATTATGAACAAGCAATTGATGCACTTGAAAAAGAAGGTAGCAATGGTGACGATGAATTTAATAAAGAAAAAGAATATTTAAAACAAGCAATTCAAGCATTTTTTGCAGAAGATGATAAAGGATTACGTTCTGTAACATTAGTTATATATAAAGAAACAACAGAGGCAAAAGGGATTAAAGAACTATTTAAAAGAAGTAGAAATGCTTTTATTGTATTTATAAACACTTATGCAAGTAATAATAATGGTGGTGATGGTCTTACTATTTATAAAGATGATTATACTAATTTCAAAGACCCTGCACACTTCTTTGTATTTGGAACCAAAGAATCTGAAATAAAAGAATTGTTTAAAAATGGTTCTAACTCCAAATCTAAAATTATTGTTATTCATTCTAAAGGAGATCAACAATTACATTTAAGATTTACATCTAAATACTTACATGAAGCAAGTATCTTTCATGCTGTAAACCCTTATGGACTTACATTTAGTAGTATAAATCCTATTACTGATAGCACAGAGATTACTAAGCTTAGACAAGCTAATATCAATTTCTATTCACACCTTAATGAAACTGGACTTGATGGTTTCCCAGCTTTTAAAGAAGGAATTTGTCTCGATTCTACCCCTATCGATGAAATTTTTACTTATGACTATATCAAATATGAATTTATTGCAGAACTTATTAGAATATGGAACTTAAATAATAGACAAAATAGTAAATTATCAGAACTTCAACTATCAGGACAAAGAGATAATGCTTATAGTGCTGCTATTGAATGCAAACTTAAAGAACTTATTGATTCAGGTCTAATTGTTTCTTATTCTAAACTCAAAATACAAATATCGGCAAGTGCTGCACTAAAACTATTCTTATCAATAAATATTACTTATAACCATTCTATGAAAGGAGTGGTATTAAATATCACAACACAAGATATACAAAGCTATCAAAATAGTTTAAAGGAGGTTAAATAA